A DNA window from Oryzias latipes chromosome 5, ASM223467v1 contains the following coding sequences:
- the ikzf4 gene encoding zinc finger protein Eos isoform X6, whose product MVSAQTSMDVDDCNGPSYTSASGESSMENEFSGALGGPTVSTPNSKDNSPTRSLSGERPFQCNQCGASFTQKGNLLRHIKLHSGEKPFKCPFCSYACRRRDALTGHLRTHAVSSPTVGKPYKCSYCGRSYKQHSTLEEHRERCQSYLQSLESQLPNNAYTPGEEMRELEFIPDSLLQSSSNKMVFIDRLANAVTKRKRSTPQKFVGQKHIRLNPADAPYELSAELDKDGEMHRGDLDSLYVGGLGGEYPGVAGNVGGGTSETLRPPHLPTSHHACPSDIRLPHNSNHPSVSLGPRLDCTGTGAGVGVVGLGGREAAEGHEDVSAGPSHVPSPSNGCQESTDTESMPDELCNSNTPVSTFLGNNGHHLLHSSNHIPRLPPTTHHTGRDRHSLSNAKERDVKNEEGRHSALAPPPLAAVPVSLTAHSATSTEALRVVDGEGHVVRSFRCDHCRVIFLDHVMFTIHMGCHGFRQPFECNICGYRSQDRYEFSSHIVRGEHVFE is encoded by the exons ATG GTTTCAGCTCAAACTAGCATGGATGTTGATGACTGCAATGGCCCGTCCTACACATCAG CTAGTGGAGAATCTTCCATGGAAAATGAGTTTTCTGGGGCTCTAGGAGGTCCAACAGTGAGCACCCCAAATAGCAAAGATAACTCTCCGACTCGTTCCCTCAGTG GTGAGCGGCCTTTTCAGTGCAATCAATGTGGCGCCTCATTCACTCAAAAGGGCAACCTACTTCGCCACATCAAGCTCCATTCTGGGGAGAAGCCTTTTAAATGTCCCTTCTGTAGCTATGCCTGCCGAAGAAGAGATGCTCTCACTGGACACCTACGCACCCATGCAG TGTCATCTCCAACTGTCGGAAAGCCATATAAGTGCAGTTATTGTGGCCGCAGTTACAAGCAGCACAGTACACTGGAGGAGCACCGTGAGCGCTGCCAAAGCTACTTGCAAAGTCTAGAGTCACAACTACCAAACAATGCATATACTCCAG GAGAGGAGATGAGAGAGCTAGAGTTTATACCAGACTCCTTACTGCAGTCCTCCTCAAACAAGATGGTTTTTATTGATCGGCTTGCCAACGCCGTCACCAAACGCAAGAGGTCCACACCACAAAAATTTGTAG GGCAAAAGCACATCCGCCTTAACCCTGCAGATGCACCTTATGAGCTGTCTGCTGAATTGGATAAAGATGGGGAAATGCACAGAGGGGACCTTGATAGCCTGTACGTTGGTGGCCTTGGAGGAGAATACCCAGGCGTAGCAGGTAATGTAGGAGGAGGGACATCAGAGACTCTGAGGCCCCCGCACCTTCCCACCAGTCACCACGCATGTCCCTCAGACATCCGGCTTCCACACAACTCCAATCACCCTTCCGTCAGTCTTGGTCCGAGGCTGGATTGCACAGGGACCGGAGCTGGGGTAGGAGTCGTTGGTTTAGGAGGGAGGGAGGCAGCTGAAGGTCATGAAGACGTTTCAGCTGGCCCAAGTCATGTACCCTCGCCTAGCAACGGTTGCCAGGAGTCGACAGACACAGAAAGCATGCCAGATGAGCTGTGCAACAGCAACACTCCAGTTTCTACCTTCCTCGGTAACAATGGACATCACCTCCTCCACTCCAGCAACCACATCCCAAGACTTCCTCCCACTACGCATCATACAGGTCGGGACAGACACAGCCTGAGCAATGCCAAAGAGCGGGATGTTAAAAATGAAGAGGGGAGGCATTCTGCTCTCGCACCCCCACCCCTCGCAGCAGTTCCCGTGTCACTGACAGCACACTCCGCCACCTCCACCGAGGCTCTGCGAGTCGTCGATGGAGAGGGCCATGTGGTGCGTTCTTTCCGCTGCGACCACTGCCGTGTGATTTTCCTGGACCATGTCATGTTTACTATTCACATGGGCTGTCATGGTTTCCGTCAACCTTTTGAGTGTAATATCTGCGGCTATCGTAGCCAGGACCGCTATGAATTTTCATCACACATTGTCCGTGGAGAACACGTCTTTGAATGA
- the ikzf4 gene encoding zinc finger protein Eos isoform X4 produces the protein MVSAQTSMDVDDCNGPSYTSASGESSMENEFSGALGGPTVSTPNSKDNSPTRSLSANSIKIELYSDDDPEVERGERLEDRGTRQRSESGENFRELANPETMPAGAARLPNGKLKCDICGMICIGPNVLMVHKRSHTGERPFQCNQCGASFTQKGNLLRHIKLHSGEKPFKCPFCSYACRRRDALTGHLRTHAVSSPTVGKPYKCSYCGRSYKQHSTLEEHRERCQSYLQSLESQLPNNAYTPGQKHIRLNPADAPYELSAELDKDGEMHRGDLDSLYVGGLGGEYPGVAGNVGGGTSETLRPPHLPTSHHACPSDIRLPHNSNHPSVSLGPRLDCTGTGAGVGVVGLGGREAAEGHEDVSAGPSHVPSPSNGCQESTDTESMPDELCNSNTPVSTFLGNNGHHLLHSSNHIPRLPPTTHHTGRDRHSLSNAKERDVKNEEGRHSALAPPPLAAVPVSLTAHSATSTEALRVVDGEGHVVRSFRCDHCRVIFLDHVMFTIHMGCHGFRQPFECNICGYRSQDRYEFSSHIVRGEHVFE, from the exons ATG GTTTCAGCTCAAACTAGCATGGATGTTGATGACTGCAATGGCCCGTCCTACACATCAG CTAGTGGAGAATCTTCCATGGAAAATGAGTTTTCTGGGGCTCTAGGAGGTCCAACAGTGAGCACCCCAAATAGCAAAGATAACTCTCCGACTCGTTCCCTCAGTG CCAACTCCATCAAAATAGAGCTGTACAGTGATGACGATCCTGAGGTTGAACGAGGAGAACGGTTAGAAGACAGAGGTACAAGGCAAAGATCTGAGTCTGGGGAAAATTTTAGAGAACTTGCCAATCCTGAAACCATGCCAGCTGGAGCCGCCAGACTGCCGAATGGAAAGCTAAAATGTGATATCTGTGGAATGATCTGCATTGGGCCTAATGTTCTAATGGTGCACAAACGCAGCCACACAG GTGAGCGGCCTTTTCAGTGCAATCAATGTGGCGCCTCATTCACTCAAAAGGGCAACCTACTTCGCCACATCAAGCTCCATTCTGGGGAGAAGCCTTTTAAATGTCCCTTCTGTAGCTATGCCTGCCGAAGAAGAGATGCTCTCACTGGACACCTACGCACCCATGCAG TGTCATCTCCAACTGTCGGAAAGCCATATAAGTGCAGTTATTGTGGCCGCAGTTACAAGCAGCACAGTACACTGGAGGAGCACCGTGAGCGCTGCCAAAGCTACTTGCAAAGTCTAGAGTCACAACTACCAAACAATGCATATACTCCAG GGCAAAAGCACATCCGCCTTAACCCTGCAGATGCACCTTATGAGCTGTCTGCTGAATTGGATAAAGATGGGGAAATGCACAGAGGGGACCTTGATAGCCTGTACGTTGGTGGCCTTGGAGGAGAATACCCAGGCGTAGCAGGTAATGTAGGAGGAGGGACATCAGAGACTCTGAGGCCCCCGCACCTTCCCACCAGTCACCACGCATGTCCCTCAGACATCCGGCTTCCACACAACTCCAATCACCCTTCCGTCAGTCTTGGTCCGAGGCTGGATTGCACAGGGACCGGAGCTGGGGTAGGAGTCGTTGGTTTAGGAGGGAGGGAGGCAGCTGAAGGTCATGAAGACGTTTCAGCTGGCCCAAGTCATGTACCCTCGCCTAGCAACGGTTGCCAGGAGTCGACAGACACAGAAAGCATGCCAGATGAGCTGTGCAACAGCAACACTCCAGTTTCTACCTTCCTCGGTAACAATGGACATCACCTCCTCCACTCCAGCAACCACATCCCAAGACTTCCTCCCACTACGCATCATACAGGTCGGGACAGACACAGCCTGAGCAATGCCAAAGAGCGGGATGTTAAAAATGAAGAGGGGAGGCATTCTGCTCTCGCACCCCCACCCCTCGCAGCAGTTCCCGTGTCACTGACAGCACACTCCGCCACCTCCACCGAGGCTCTGCGAGTCGTCGATGGAGAGGGCCATGTGGTGCGTTCTTTCCGCTGCGACCACTGCCGTGTGATTTTCCTGGACCATGTCATGTTTACTATTCACATGGGCTGTCATGGTTTCCGTCAACCTTTTGAGTGTAATATCTGCGGCTATCGTAGCCAGGACCGCTATGAATTTTCATCACACATTGTCCGTGGAGAACACGTCTTTGAATGA
- the ikzf4 gene encoding zinc finger protein Eos isoform X5 codes for MDVDDCNGPSYTSASGESSMENEFSGALGGPTVSTPNSKDNSPTRSLSANSIKIELYSDDDPEVERGERLEDRGTRQRSESGENFRELANPETMPAGAARLPNGKLKCDICGMICIGPNVLMVHKRSHTGERPFQCNQCGASFTQKGNLLRHIKLHSGEKPFKCPFCSYACRRRDALTGHLRTHAVSSPTVGKPYKCSYCGRSYKQHSTLEEHRERCQSYLQSLESQLPNNAYTPGQKHIRLNPADAPYELSAELDKDGEMHRGDLDSLYVGGLGGEYPGVAGNVGGGTSETLRPPHLPTSHHACPSDIRLPHNSNHPSVSLGPRLDCTGTGAGVGVVGLGGREAAEGHEDVSAGPSHVPSPSNGCQESTDTESMPDELCNSNTPVSTFLGNNGHHLLHSSNHIPRLPPTTHHTGRDRHSLSNAKERDVKNEEGRHSALAPPPLAAVPVSLTAHSATSTEALRVVDGEGHVVRSFRCDHCRVIFLDHVMFTIHMGCHGFRQPFECNICGYRSQDRYEFSSHIVRGEHVFE; via the exons ATGGATGTTGATGACTGCAATGGCCCGTCCTACACATCAG CTAGTGGAGAATCTTCCATGGAAAATGAGTTTTCTGGGGCTCTAGGAGGTCCAACAGTGAGCACCCCAAATAGCAAAGATAACTCTCCGACTCGTTCCCTCAGTG CCAACTCCATCAAAATAGAGCTGTACAGTGATGACGATCCTGAGGTTGAACGAGGAGAACGGTTAGAAGACAGAGGTACAAGGCAAAGATCTGAGTCTGGGGAAAATTTTAGAGAACTTGCCAATCCTGAAACCATGCCAGCTGGAGCCGCCAGACTGCCGAATGGAAAGCTAAAATGTGATATCTGTGGAATGATCTGCATTGGGCCTAATGTTCTAATGGTGCACAAACGCAGCCACACAG GTGAGCGGCCTTTTCAGTGCAATCAATGTGGCGCCTCATTCACTCAAAAGGGCAACCTACTTCGCCACATCAAGCTCCATTCTGGGGAGAAGCCTTTTAAATGTCCCTTCTGTAGCTATGCCTGCCGAAGAAGAGATGCTCTCACTGGACACCTACGCACCCATGCAG TGTCATCTCCAACTGTCGGAAAGCCATATAAGTGCAGTTATTGTGGCCGCAGTTACAAGCAGCACAGTACACTGGAGGAGCACCGTGAGCGCTGCCAAAGCTACTTGCAAAGTCTAGAGTCACAACTACCAAACAATGCATATACTCCAG GGCAAAAGCACATCCGCCTTAACCCTGCAGATGCACCTTATGAGCTGTCTGCTGAATTGGATAAAGATGGGGAAATGCACAGAGGGGACCTTGATAGCCTGTACGTTGGTGGCCTTGGAGGAGAATACCCAGGCGTAGCAGGTAATGTAGGAGGAGGGACATCAGAGACTCTGAGGCCCCCGCACCTTCCCACCAGTCACCACGCATGTCCCTCAGACATCCGGCTTCCACACAACTCCAATCACCCTTCCGTCAGTCTTGGTCCGAGGCTGGATTGCACAGGGACCGGAGCTGGGGTAGGAGTCGTTGGTTTAGGAGGGAGGGAGGCAGCTGAAGGTCATGAAGACGTTTCAGCTGGCCCAAGTCATGTACCCTCGCCTAGCAACGGTTGCCAGGAGTCGACAGACACAGAAAGCATGCCAGATGAGCTGTGCAACAGCAACACTCCAGTTTCTACCTTCCTCGGTAACAATGGACATCACCTCCTCCACTCCAGCAACCACATCCCAAGACTTCCTCCCACTACGCATCATACAGGTCGGGACAGACACAGCCTGAGCAATGCCAAAGAGCGGGATGTTAAAAATGAAGAGGGGAGGCATTCTGCTCTCGCACCCCCACCCCTCGCAGCAGTTCCCGTGTCACTGACAGCACACTCCGCCACCTCCACCGAGGCTCTGCGAGTCGTCGATGGAGAGGGCCATGTGGTGCGTTCTTTCCGCTGCGACCACTGCCGTGTGATTTTCCTGGACCATGTCATGTTTACTATTCACATGGGCTGTCATGGTTTCCGTCAACCTTTTGAGTGTAATATCTGCGGCTATCGTAGCCAGGACCGCTATGAATTTTCATCACACATTGTCCGTGGAGAACACGTCTTTGAATGA
- the ikzf4 gene encoding zinc finger protein Eos isoform X7 — MDVDDCNGPSYTSASGESSMENEFSGALGGPTVSTPNSKDNSPTRSLSGERPFQCNQCGASFTQKGNLLRHIKLHSGEKPFKCPFCSYACRRRDALTGHLRTHAVSSPTVGKPYKCSYCGRSYKQHSTLEEHRERCQSYLQSLESQLPNNAYTPGEEMRELEFIPDSLLQSSSNKMVFIDRLANAVTKRKRSTPQKFVGQKHIRLNPADAPYELSAELDKDGEMHRGDLDSLYVGGLGGEYPGVAGNVGGGTSETLRPPHLPTSHHACPSDIRLPHNSNHPSVSLGPRLDCTGTGAGVGVVGLGGREAAEGHEDVSAGPSHVPSPSNGCQESTDTESMPDELCNSNTPVSTFLGNNGHHLLHSSNHIPRLPPTTHHTGRDRHSLSNAKERDVKNEEGRHSALAPPPLAAVPVSLTAHSATSTEALRVVDGEGHVVRSFRCDHCRVIFLDHVMFTIHMGCHGFRQPFECNICGYRSQDRYEFSSHIVRGEHVFE; from the exons ATGGATGTTGATGACTGCAATGGCCCGTCCTACACATCAG CTAGTGGAGAATCTTCCATGGAAAATGAGTTTTCTGGGGCTCTAGGAGGTCCAACAGTGAGCACCCCAAATAGCAAAGATAACTCTCCGACTCGTTCCCTCAGTG GTGAGCGGCCTTTTCAGTGCAATCAATGTGGCGCCTCATTCACTCAAAAGGGCAACCTACTTCGCCACATCAAGCTCCATTCTGGGGAGAAGCCTTTTAAATGTCCCTTCTGTAGCTATGCCTGCCGAAGAAGAGATGCTCTCACTGGACACCTACGCACCCATGCAG TGTCATCTCCAACTGTCGGAAAGCCATATAAGTGCAGTTATTGTGGCCGCAGTTACAAGCAGCACAGTACACTGGAGGAGCACCGTGAGCGCTGCCAAAGCTACTTGCAAAGTCTAGAGTCACAACTACCAAACAATGCATATACTCCAG GAGAGGAGATGAGAGAGCTAGAGTTTATACCAGACTCCTTACTGCAGTCCTCCTCAAACAAGATGGTTTTTATTGATCGGCTTGCCAACGCCGTCACCAAACGCAAGAGGTCCACACCACAAAAATTTGTAG GGCAAAAGCACATCCGCCTTAACCCTGCAGATGCACCTTATGAGCTGTCTGCTGAATTGGATAAAGATGGGGAAATGCACAGAGGGGACCTTGATAGCCTGTACGTTGGTGGCCTTGGAGGAGAATACCCAGGCGTAGCAGGTAATGTAGGAGGAGGGACATCAGAGACTCTGAGGCCCCCGCACCTTCCCACCAGTCACCACGCATGTCCCTCAGACATCCGGCTTCCACACAACTCCAATCACCCTTCCGTCAGTCTTGGTCCGAGGCTGGATTGCACAGGGACCGGAGCTGGGGTAGGAGTCGTTGGTTTAGGAGGGAGGGAGGCAGCTGAAGGTCATGAAGACGTTTCAGCTGGCCCAAGTCATGTACCCTCGCCTAGCAACGGTTGCCAGGAGTCGACAGACACAGAAAGCATGCCAGATGAGCTGTGCAACAGCAACACTCCAGTTTCTACCTTCCTCGGTAACAATGGACATCACCTCCTCCACTCCAGCAACCACATCCCAAGACTTCCTCCCACTACGCATCATACAGGTCGGGACAGACACAGCCTGAGCAATGCCAAAGAGCGGGATGTTAAAAATGAAGAGGGGAGGCATTCTGCTCTCGCACCCCCACCCCTCGCAGCAGTTCCCGTGTCACTGACAGCACACTCCGCCACCTCCACCGAGGCTCTGCGAGTCGTCGATGGAGAGGGCCATGTGGTGCGTTCTTTCCGCTGCGACCACTGCCGTGTGATTTTCCTGGACCATGTCATGTTTACTATTCACATGGGCTGTCATGGTTTCCGTCAACCTTTTGAGTGTAATATCTGCGGCTATCGTAGCCAGGACCGCTATGAATTTTCATCACACATTGTCCGTGGAGAACACGTCTTTGAATGA
- the ikzf4 gene encoding zinc finger protein Eos isoform X2 → MDVDDCNGPSYTSASGESSMENEFSGALGGPTVSTPNSKDNSPTRSLSANSIKIELYSDDDPEVERGERLEDRGTRQRSESGENFRELANPETMPAGAARLPNGKLKCDICGMICIGPNVLMVHKRSHTGERPFQCNQCGASFTQKGNLLRHIKLHSGEKPFKCPFCSYACRRRDALTGHLRTHAVSSPTVGKPYKCSYCGRSYKQHSTLEEHRERCQSYLQSLESQLPNNAYTPGEEMRELEFIPDSLLQSSSNKMVFIDRLANAVTKRKRSTPQKFVGQKHIRLNPADAPYELSAELDKDGEMHRGDLDSLYVGGLGGEYPGVAGNVGGGTSETLRPPHLPTSHHACPSDIRLPHNSNHPSVSLGPRLDCTGTGAGVGVVGLGGREAAEGHEDVSAGPSHVPSPSNGCQESTDTESMPDELCNSNTPVSTFLGNNGHHLLHSSNHIPRLPPTTHHTGRDRHSLSNAKERDVKNEEGRHSALAPPPLAAVPVSLTAHSATSTEALRVVDGEGHVVRSFRCDHCRVIFLDHVMFTIHMGCHGFRQPFECNICGYRSQDRYEFSSHIVRGEHVFE, encoded by the exons ATGGATGTTGATGACTGCAATGGCCCGTCCTACACATCAG CTAGTGGAGAATCTTCCATGGAAAATGAGTTTTCTGGGGCTCTAGGAGGTCCAACAGTGAGCACCCCAAATAGCAAAGATAACTCTCCGACTCGTTCCCTCAGTG CCAACTCCATCAAAATAGAGCTGTACAGTGATGACGATCCTGAGGTTGAACGAGGAGAACGGTTAGAAGACAGAGGTACAAGGCAAAGATCTGAGTCTGGGGAAAATTTTAGAGAACTTGCCAATCCTGAAACCATGCCAGCTGGAGCCGCCAGACTGCCGAATGGAAAGCTAAAATGTGATATCTGTGGAATGATCTGCATTGGGCCTAATGTTCTAATGGTGCACAAACGCAGCCACACAG GTGAGCGGCCTTTTCAGTGCAATCAATGTGGCGCCTCATTCACTCAAAAGGGCAACCTACTTCGCCACATCAAGCTCCATTCTGGGGAGAAGCCTTTTAAATGTCCCTTCTGTAGCTATGCCTGCCGAAGAAGAGATGCTCTCACTGGACACCTACGCACCCATGCAG TGTCATCTCCAACTGTCGGAAAGCCATATAAGTGCAGTTATTGTGGCCGCAGTTACAAGCAGCACAGTACACTGGAGGAGCACCGTGAGCGCTGCCAAAGCTACTTGCAAAGTCTAGAGTCACAACTACCAAACAATGCATATACTCCAG GAGAGGAGATGAGAGAGCTAGAGTTTATACCAGACTCCTTACTGCAGTCCTCCTCAAACAAGATGGTTTTTATTGATCGGCTTGCCAACGCCGTCACCAAACGCAAGAGGTCCACACCACAAAAATTTGTAG GGCAAAAGCACATCCGCCTTAACCCTGCAGATGCACCTTATGAGCTGTCTGCTGAATTGGATAAAGATGGGGAAATGCACAGAGGGGACCTTGATAGCCTGTACGTTGGTGGCCTTGGAGGAGAATACCCAGGCGTAGCAGGTAATGTAGGAGGAGGGACATCAGAGACTCTGAGGCCCCCGCACCTTCCCACCAGTCACCACGCATGTCCCTCAGACATCCGGCTTCCACACAACTCCAATCACCCTTCCGTCAGTCTTGGTCCGAGGCTGGATTGCACAGGGACCGGAGCTGGGGTAGGAGTCGTTGGTTTAGGAGGGAGGGAGGCAGCTGAAGGTCATGAAGACGTTTCAGCTGGCCCAAGTCATGTACCCTCGCCTAGCAACGGTTGCCAGGAGTCGACAGACACAGAAAGCATGCCAGATGAGCTGTGCAACAGCAACACTCCAGTTTCTACCTTCCTCGGTAACAATGGACATCACCTCCTCCACTCCAGCAACCACATCCCAAGACTTCCTCCCACTACGCATCATACAGGTCGGGACAGACACAGCCTGAGCAATGCCAAAGAGCGGGATGTTAAAAATGAAGAGGGGAGGCATTCTGCTCTCGCACCCCCACCCCTCGCAGCAGTTCCCGTGTCACTGACAGCACACTCCGCCACCTCCACCGAGGCTCTGCGAGTCGTCGATGGAGAGGGCCATGTGGTGCGTTCTTTCCGCTGCGACCACTGCCGTGTGATTTTCCTGGACCATGTCATGTTTACTATTCACATGGGCTGTCATGGTTTCCGTCAACCTTTTGAGTGTAATATCTGCGGCTATCGTAGCCAGGACCGCTATGAATTTTCATCACACATTGTCCGTGGAGAACACGTCTTTGAATGA
- the ikzf4 gene encoding zinc finger protein Eos isoform X1 → MVSAQTSMDVDDCNGPSYTSASGESSMENEFSGALGGPTVSTPNSKDNSPTRSLSANSIKIELYSDDDPEVERGERLEDRGTRQRSESGENFRELANPETMPAGAARLPNGKLKCDICGMICIGPNVLMVHKRSHTGERPFQCNQCGASFTQKGNLLRHIKLHSGEKPFKCPFCSYACRRRDALTGHLRTHAVSSPTVGKPYKCSYCGRSYKQHSTLEEHRERCQSYLQSLESQLPNNAYTPGEEMRELEFIPDSLLQSSSNKMVFIDRLANAVTKRKRSTPQKFVGQKHIRLNPADAPYELSAELDKDGEMHRGDLDSLYVGGLGGEYPGVAGNVGGGTSETLRPPHLPTSHHACPSDIRLPHNSNHPSVSLGPRLDCTGTGAGVGVVGLGGREAAEGHEDVSAGPSHVPSPSNGCQESTDTESMPDELCNSNTPVSTFLGNNGHHLLHSSNHIPRLPPTTHHTGRDRHSLSNAKERDVKNEEGRHSALAPPPLAAVPVSLTAHSATSTEALRVVDGEGHVVRSFRCDHCRVIFLDHVMFTIHMGCHGFRQPFECNICGYRSQDRYEFSSHIVRGEHVFE, encoded by the exons ATG GTTTCAGCTCAAACTAGCATGGATGTTGATGACTGCAATGGCCCGTCCTACACATCAG CTAGTGGAGAATCTTCCATGGAAAATGAGTTTTCTGGGGCTCTAGGAGGTCCAACAGTGAGCACCCCAAATAGCAAAGATAACTCTCCGACTCGTTCCCTCAGTG CCAACTCCATCAAAATAGAGCTGTACAGTGATGACGATCCTGAGGTTGAACGAGGAGAACGGTTAGAAGACAGAGGTACAAGGCAAAGATCTGAGTCTGGGGAAAATTTTAGAGAACTTGCCAATCCTGAAACCATGCCAGCTGGAGCCGCCAGACTGCCGAATGGAAAGCTAAAATGTGATATCTGTGGAATGATCTGCATTGGGCCTAATGTTCTAATGGTGCACAAACGCAGCCACACAG GTGAGCGGCCTTTTCAGTGCAATCAATGTGGCGCCTCATTCACTCAAAAGGGCAACCTACTTCGCCACATCAAGCTCCATTCTGGGGAGAAGCCTTTTAAATGTCCCTTCTGTAGCTATGCCTGCCGAAGAAGAGATGCTCTCACTGGACACCTACGCACCCATGCAG TGTCATCTCCAACTGTCGGAAAGCCATATAAGTGCAGTTATTGTGGCCGCAGTTACAAGCAGCACAGTACACTGGAGGAGCACCGTGAGCGCTGCCAAAGCTACTTGCAAAGTCTAGAGTCACAACTACCAAACAATGCATATACTCCAG GAGAGGAGATGAGAGAGCTAGAGTTTATACCAGACTCCTTACTGCAGTCCTCCTCAAACAAGATGGTTTTTATTGATCGGCTTGCCAACGCCGTCACCAAACGCAAGAGGTCCACACCACAAAAATTTGTAG GGCAAAAGCACATCCGCCTTAACCCTGCAGATGCACCTTATGAGCTGTCTGCTGAATTGGATAAAGATGGGGAAATGCACAGAGGGGACCTTGATAGCCTGTACGTTGGTGGCCTTGGAGGAGAATACCCAGGCGTAGCAGGTAATGTAGGAGGAGGGACATCAGAGACTCTGAGGCCCCCGCACCTTCCCACCAGTCACCACGCATGTCCCTCAGACATCCGGCTTCCACACAACTCCAATCACCCTTCCGTCAGTCTTGGTCCGAGGCTGGATTGCACAGGGACCGGAGCTGGGGTAGGAGTCGTTGGTTTAGGAGGGAGGGAGGCAGCTGAAGGTCATGAAGACGTTTCAGCTGGCCCAAGTCATGTACCCTCGCCTAGCAACGGTTGCCAGGAGTCGACAGACACAGAAAGCATGCCAGATGAGCTGTGCAACAGCAACACTCCAGTTTCTACCTTCCTCGGTAACAATGGACATCACCTCCTCCACTCCAGCAACCACATCCCAAGACTTCCTCCCACTACGCATCATACAGGTCGGGACAGACACAGCCTGAGCAATGCCAAAGAGCGGGATGTTAAAAATGAAGAGGGGAGGCATTCTGCTCTCGCACCCCCACCCCTCGCAGCAGTTCCCGTGTCACTGACAGCACACTCCGCCACCTCCACCGAGGCTCTGCGAGTCGTCGATGGAGAGGGCCATGTGGTGCGTTCTTTCCGCTGCGACCACTGCCGTGTGATTTTCCTGGACCATGTCATGTTTACTATTCACATGGGCTGTCATGGTTTCCGTCAACCTTTTGAGTGTAATATCTGCGGCTATCGTAGCCAGGACCGCTATGAATTTTCATCACACATTGTCCGTGGAGAACACGTCTTTGAATGA